Proteins from a genomic interval of Opisthocomus hoazin isolate bOpiHoa1 chromosome 39, bOpiHoa1.hap1, whole genome shotgun sequence:
- the EXOC3L2 gene encoding exocyst complex component 3-like protein 2 — protein sequence MPLLKKTPKEEEEEEEEEEDGDPFATNPESRYRRRATLERLVGLAPFGRARRPPPKDGAGTGDRARRRSEDFGLLRRLPGWRKAGGEALAERPVPKRGSLLRLALGTRGRRGSAGERPPTAESDRVSDGDGDGGGQRQEGRGKAGEPLSVLEILELIQRRELVAADEQIIALETECVALSLSSSPVPAGGRQARDVALLYEALQAQLWAVVGEAVPAGTPYPPLRSVVRVLEQEDEADRRNPPGTPGRPRALRRRWQEAVGRAAGERLAQVAPAAGLGARLAALAARLVGDLGVVRCHVAPAYPPEYGAFGVYARGYHRALAQQLGALAQRPLAVPDLYQLLDWHSNTYPREVLGHPEVGALLQAQALGPPLPPETQRSLESSCIAAVKVKVEVAVAQELQLSEDTWAEEASSQELHEGLATRVTGLLRAHVDRAPQITPEFGVEMAHSLLGVLVAFLHSFQRKVERFLEAPSEATPPDSATGRAITLVNCCPPFRTFAERLAQFGHPESEEPRRQAHAALDKVTRLCNHVLTQRLFEDLKPYFNKLMKRKWLTSSDAFDTIVMLITSFTQKLRPLRPEPYQVLVSEVHRRVLIEYVRPLLQVRLVCTSAKMRARVAARLGDEARQLRELFSRLDSASPWLDSVVPRLRELLVLEDTAALQMEVGVLVRDFPDVRRKHVAAVLDVRGLRGQAARQEILGVVRDLEQSEAEPGPPRQRAFFSELAAAREVRCLPFQLPRLSRLRLRRPRAQRPATPRL from the exons ATGCCGCTGCTGAAGAAAACacccaaggaggaggaggaggaggaggaggaggaggaggatggcgacCCCTTCGCCACCAACCCCGAGAGCCGCTACCGCCGCCGGGCCACCCTGGAGCggctggtggggctggcaccCTTCGGCCGCGCCCGTCGCCCCCCGCCCAAGGACGGCGCCGGGACCGGGgaccgggcgcggcggcggtcggAGGATTTCGGGCTGCTGCGGCGGCTGCCGGGCTGGCGCAAGGCCGGCGGGGAGGCTCTGGCGGAGAGGCCGGTGCCCAAGCGCGGGTCGCTGCTGCGGCTGgccctggggacacggggacggcgGGGGTCCGCGGGCGAGCGCCCGCCGACGGCCGAGAGCGACCGGGTGTccgacggggatggggacggcggggGACAGCGGCAGGAGGGGCGCGGGAAGGCCGGGGAGCCGCTGTCCG TGCTGGAGATCCTGGAGCTGATCCAGCGCCGGGAGCTGGTGGCGGCCGACGAGCAGATCATCGCGCTGGAGACCGAGTGCGTGGCCCTGTCCCTGTCCTCGTCCCCCgtccccgcgggcgggcggcaggcgcGGGACGTGGCGCTGCTCTACGAGGCCCTGCAGGCTCAGCTCTGGGCCGTGGTGGGCGAAGCGGTGCCCGCCGGGACCCCCTACCCGCCGCTGCGCTCGGTGGTCCgcgtgctggagcaggaggacgAGGCCGATCGCCGGAACCCTCCGGGCACCCCGGGACGCCCGCGTGCCCTGCGGCGACGGTGGCAGGAGGCGGTGGGACGGGCGGCGGGCGAGAGGCTGGCGCAGGTGGCACCGGCCGCCGGGCTGGGCGCGAGGCTGGCGGCGCTGGCGGCTCGCTTGGTGGGGGACCTGGGGGTCGTGCGGTGCCACGTGGCCCCCGCGTACCCCCCCGAGTACGGCGCCTTCGGGGTCTACGCCCGCGGGTACCACCGGGCGCTGGCGCAGCAGCTGGGCGCGCTGGCGCAGAGACCCCTCGCCGTGCCCGACCTCTACCAGCTGCTCGACTGGCACAGCAACACCTACCCCAG GGAGGTGCTGGGACACCCCGAGGTGGGGGCCCTGCTGCAGGCGCAGGCGCTggggccccccctgccccccgagACCCAGCGCAGCCTGGAGAGCTCCTGCATCGCCGCCGTCAAG GTGAAGGTGGAGGTGGCGGTggcacaggagctgcagctcagcGAGGACACGTGGGCAGAGGAGGCCTCCAGCCAGGAGCTGCACGAGGGACTGGCCACCCGCGTCACCGGG CTGCTGCGGGCGCACGTGGACCGAGCCCCCCAGATCACCCCCGAGTTCGGCGTGGAGATGGCACACAGCCTCCTGGGCGTGCTGGTGGCCTTCCTGCACAG TTTCCAGCGGAAAGTGGAGCGGTTCCTGGAGGCCCCCAGCGAAGCCACCCCACCCGACAGTGCCACTGGCCGGGCCATCACCCTGGTCAACTGCTGTCCCCCCTTCAG GACCTTCGCTGAGCGCCTGGCGCAGTTTGGGCACCCAGAGAGCGAGGAGCCCCGGCGCCAGGCCCACGCCGCCCTGGACAAGGTGACCCGGCTCTGCAACCACGTCCTCACCCAGCGCCTCTTTGAGGACCTCAAG ccctacTTCAACAAGCTGATGAAGCGCAAGTGGCTGACGAGCTCTGACGCCTTCGACACCATCGTGATGCTCATCACCAGCTTCACCCAGAAGCTGCGCCCGCTGCGCCCCGAGCCCTACCAG GTGCTGGTGAGCGAGGTGCACCGGCGGGTGCTCATCGAGTACGTGCGGCCGCTGCTGCAGGTGCGCTTGGTCTGCACCTCGGCCAAGATGCGCGCCCGGGTGGCCGCCCGCCTCGGGGACGAAGCCCGCCAGCTCCGCGAGCTCTTCAGCCGCTTG GATTCGGCCTCGCCGTGGCTGGACTCGGTGGTGccgcggctgagggagctgctggtgctggaggACACGGCAGCGCTGCAGATGGAGGTGGGCGTCCTGGTGAGGGACTTCCCCGACGTCCG GCGGAAGCACGTGGCGGCGGTGCTGGACGTGCGGGGCCTGCGGGGCCAGGCGGCGCGGCAGGAGATCCTGGGGGTGGTGCGGGACCTGGAGCAGAGCGAGGCCGAGCCGGGGCCGCCGCGCCAGCGCGCGTTCTTCTCCGAGCTGGCGGCGGCGCGCGAGGTGCGGTGCCTGCCCTTCCAGCTGCCGCGCCTCTCCCGCCTGCGCCTGCGCCGCCCGCGCGCCCAGCGCCCCGCAACGCCGCGCCTCTGA